One window from the genome of Bdellovibrio sp. NC01 encodes:
- a CDS encoding porin family protein: MKTTGIILHSGLLVLLLGLSLSLPSMAKAQSDQKHYLLAQTDPDEAYDPFSDYSEFDEDSDEEADVNFFRNGRFLTVGINVGYRGFTGNFADEYSAAPDFGLTMTYFFDLRLAMSLGFQTGDHNVKFTANDKSTTYSGNVSITSINVDLKYYLNTQNVTRGLADLNPYILGGLGQFYRTYTLAGLDGYSRDSTMGFDLGAGLEIPLMRKKAFLGLQATYHYVNFSDENKTRVSNGGGTDVLDKPLSGDLYDVLFILGMNF, from the coding sequence GTGAAAACCACAGGCATTATTCTTCATTCCGGCCTTCTTGTTTTGCTGCTGGGACTTAGTCTTTCTTTGCCTTCAATGGCGAAGGCTCAATCTGATCAAAAGCATTATTTGCTTGCACAAACTGACCCCGATGAGGCTTACGATCCATTCTCTGACTACAGTGAATTCGATGAAGATTCTGACGAAGAAGCTGACGTTAACTTCTTCCGTAACGGTCGCTTCCTGACTGTGGGTATCAATGTTGGTTATCGCGGTTTCACAGGTAACTTTGCTGATGAATATTCTGCGGCGCCTGACTTCGGTTTGACGATGACGTATTTCTTCGACTTGCGTTTAGCAATGTCTTTGGGCTTCCAAACTGGTGACCACAACGTAAAATTCACGGCGAATGATAAATCGACAACGTACTCTGGTAACGTGTCGATCACTTCTATCAACGTAGACTTGAAGTACTACCTCAATACACAAAACGTAACTCGTGGTTTGGCGGACTTGAATCCTTATATCCTGGGTGGTCTTGGTCAATTCTATCGCACGTACACATTGGCAGGTCTTGACGGTTACAGCCGTGACTCGACGATGGGTTTCGATTTAGGTGCGGGTCTCGAGATTCCATTGATGCGCAAGAAAGCCTTTTTGGGTCTGCAAGCAACGTATCACTACGTCAACTTCTCGGATGAAAACAAAACGCGCGTCTCTAACGGTGGCGGTACCGACGTCCTTGATAAACCACTATCAGGTGACTTGTACGATGTGCTGTTCATCTTAGGTATGAACTTCTAA
- a CDS encoding glutathione peroxidase, with protein MRILMSLLITLGASFCFAALPSNFFELSATDISGKQVNFSTYRGKVVLVVNTASQCGFTPQLKELEDLYKKYADRGFIILAFPSNDFKQEKGDNASLKAFAQKEYGTTFPFFEKAAVTGEQKQPVYQFLTEKKSGILFKEVAWNFEKFLVNRKGEVVERWPSIVKPSSEKVVDSVEKALSEPL; from the coding sequence ATGCGCATTCTTATGTCTTTACTCATCACTCTGGGCGCAAGCTTTTGTTTTGCGGCTCTTCCAAGCAACTTCTTCGAGCTGAGTGCAACGGATATCTCTGGAAAACAGGTGAACTTCTCGACTTACAGAGGCAAAGTCGTCCTGGTTGTAAACACCGCTTCGCAATGCGGCTTCACTCCGCAACTTAAAGAACTTGAAGATTTGTACAAAAAATATGCAGATCGCGGCTTCATCATCTTGGCGTTTCCATCGAACGACTTCAAACAAGAAAAAGGCGACAATGCGTCTTTGAAAGCCTTCGCCCAAAAAGAATACGGCACGACCTTCCCCTTCTTTGAAAAAGCCGCCGTCACAGGCGAACAAAAACAACCGGTTTACCAATTCCTGACTGAGAAAAAGTCGGGCATTTTATTTAAAGAAGTGGCGTGGAATTTTGAAAAGTTCCTCGTGAATCGCAAAGGTGAGGTCGTGGAAAGATGGCCATCGATCGTGAAGCCTTCATCTGAAAAAGTCGTGGATTCTGTCGAAAAAGCACTCAGTGAGCCTCTCTAA
- the purB gene encoding adenylosuccinate lyase gives MIERYTRPEMGLLWDLDHRFGKMMEVEITVAQVQAQLGLIPKVAAKTIAQKARFNVKRISEIEKETKHDVIAFVSNMAENIGPHGKYVHFGMTSSDVLDTAFSLQVREAGQVLLNTITALEKSLQVLVVKHAETLCAGRTHGMFAEPTTFGFKMAGFLAETRRNKKRVKDAIDNMSICKLSGAVGTYSSQSPKVEAMVAKKLKLKPETIATQVIPRDRHAEMMTALAILGTGLERLAVELRHLQRSDVAEVTEGFTKGQKGSSAMPHKKNPISAENITGLSRLLRGYAVAALEDVALWHERDISHSSVERVIFPDAFIVADYAVNRMSILLDGLEVNKKRMLDNIDSSQGQLFSSHVLLALVAKGMRREDAYVLVQRLCHALGFGEHLKDKLMVDDTVRSLLKPKEIEEIFTGKKHKKSVKDILKRVK, from the coding sequence GTGATCGAGAGATATACTCGCCCTGAAATGGGTCTTCTTTGGGATTTAGATCATAGATTCGGTAAGATGATGGAAGTTGAGATCACTGTCGCGCAAGTGCAGGCTCAATTGGGTCTTATTCCTAAAGTCGCTGCGAAAACGATTGCTCAAAAAGCTCGTTTCAACGTCAAACGTATTTCTGAAATCGAAAAAGAAACGAAACATGATGTGATCGCGTTTGTCAGCAATATGGCTGAAAACATCGGGCCTCATGGTAAATACGTTCACTTCGGTATGACTTCTTCGGATGTTCTTGATACGGCGTTCAGTCTGCAAGTGCGTGAAGCCGGTCAGGTTCTGTTGAATACAATCACGGCTCTTGAAAAATCTTTGCAAGTCTTGGTGGTGAAACACGCAGAAACTTTGTGTGCGGGTCGAACGCACGGCATGTTTGCGGAGCCAACGACTTTCGGTTTTAAAATGGCTGGTTTCCTTGCGGAAACTCGTCGTAATAAAAAACGCGTGAAAGATGCCATCGACAATATGTCGATCTGTAAATTGAGTGGTGCGGTAGGTACTTACTCAAGCCAATCGCCCAAAGTAGAGGCGATGGTTGCTAAGAAATTAAAATTGAAGCCCGAGACAATTGCGACGCAAGTTATTCCTCGTGATCGTCATGCAGAAATGATGACGGCACTTGCAATTCTTGGAACGGGGCTAGAGCGTTTAGCCGTAGAACTTCGCCATCTTCAACGCAGCGATGTTGCTGAAGTGACTGAAGGTTTCACGAAGGGCCAAAAAGGTTCTTCGGCGATGCCGCATAAGAAAAATCCAATCAGTGCAGAAAACATCACAGGTCTTTCACGCTTGCTTCGTGGTTACGCGGTGGCAGCATTGGAAGACGTAGCTTTGTGGCATGAACGCGATATTTCGCATTCATCAGTAGAGCGCGTGATTTTCCCAGATGCATTCATCGTAGCTGATTATGCCGTGAACCGCATGAGCATTTTGCTTGATGGTCTTGAGGTAAATAAAAAACGCATGCTTGATAATATCGACAGCTCGCAAGGGCAGTTGTTCAGCTCGCATGTGTTGCTGGCGTTGGTTGCCAAAGGCATGCGCCGTGAAGATGCTTACGTATTGGTGCAAAGACTTTGTCACGCACTGGGTTTTGGTGAGCATTTGAAAGATAAGTTGATGGTCGACGATACGGTTCGTTCATTATTAAAACCAAAAGAGATCGAAGAAATTTTCACAGGAAAAAAACATAAAAAGTCTGTGAAAGATATTTTGAAAAGAGTGAAATAG
- a CDS encoding LD-carboxypeptidase, with protein MTSWKYIKENDIIDVVSPGYPSKPEEVEGSRNFLLKWNLVPRIPKDLIKPHFLHSNDDDVRFKHLKAAIESKDSNVIWCMRGGYGSNRLLPMVAKLKKPKEAKLIIGISDITSLHTFFIQEWGWKVLHAPLLDRLGRGLVAPKHEKELHKILFGQEPVIEFKKLKPLNEAARKVKTLKSKIVGGNLTVLQSTMGTPWQINADKSLLFLEDLGERGYRIDRMLEQFRQGGVLKKCDGIILGDFIGGEEPATGKNNFDLVFKRWAGDLDIPLFKGLEAGHAPIQRPVPFNTECVLKVNGTKVHLNIQTGGKA; from the coding sequence GTGACTTCGTGGAAATACATTAAAGAAAATGACATCATCGACGTTGTCTCGCCGGGGTATCCTTCAAAACCTGAAGAGGTTGAAGGCTCGCGCAATTTTCTTTTGAAATGGAATTTGGTTCCAAGAATTCCTAAGGATTTGATCAAACCGCATTTCCTGCATTCAAATGACGACGACGTGCGCTTTAAACATTTGAAAGCGGCGATTGAGTCGAAAGATTCCAATGTGATTTGGTGTATGCGTGGCGGTTACGGCAGCAATCGTTTGTTGCCGATGGTTGCGAAGCTTAAAAAACCAAAAGAAGCAAAACTGATCATCGGTATCAGCGACATCACTTCTTTACATACATTCTTTATTCAAGAATGGGGTTGGAAGGTTTTGCATGCGCCGTTACTTGATCGTTTAGGTCGTGGTTTGGTCGCGCCAAAACACGAAAAAGAATTGCACAAGATCTTGTTCGGTCAAGAGCCGGTGATTGAGTTTAAAAAGCTGAAGCCTTTAAATGAGGCGGCTCGCAAAGTAAAAACTTTGAAGTCGAAAATCGTGGGCGGCAATTTGACTGTGCTTCAATCGACGATGGGAACTCCATGGCAGATCAATGCCGATAAGTCTTTGTTGTTTCTTGAAGACTTAGGCGAGCGTGGTTACCGCATCGATCGCATGCTTGAACAGTTCCGCCAAGGTGGAGTGCTAAAAAAATGCGATGGCATTATTTTGGGTGACTTCATCGGCGGTGAAGAACCAGCTACGGGTAAAAATAATTTTGATTTGGTTTTCAAACGCTGGGCAGGCGATTTGGATATTCCTCTGTTTAAGGGATTGGAAGCGGGCCATGCTCCAATTCAAAGACCTGTCCCTTTTAATACAGAGTGTGTGTTGAAAGTTAATGGCACAAAAGTTCATTTGAATATTCAGACTGGGGGTAAAGCATAA
- a CDS encoding serine hydrolase has protein sequence MKYSVLEKNLITQLEDRIRDTTPGVMVRAYQGGKIICDIAVGNTYAYYDLASLTKIIFTQQAMMWAFELGKWNFDTKVSELLSWFPHKETKLTELLTHSSGLVWWAPFYQELNQSLPRDQRREQLRGILQNLKIEKQDTAVYSDVGFIVLSYVLEKLFDKEILEVWNEIKNKFYLGTTLEFHPDNLTSTKQSLFAPTEECPVRRKLVQGEVHDLNCWAMGGVSTHAGLFGSIDDAGWYSLHLRSQLMGIARYSIRQKTAQLFARRALPEGKGDWAMGYMMPTPGSASCGSYFSLDSIGHTGFTGTSIWYDPKMDMSIIVLSNRVLYGSDNKAFSKLRPEIHNWIVENYRRSGV, from the coding sequence ATGAAATATTCAGTATTAGAAAAAAATCTAATTACTCAGCTCGAAGATCGTATTCGCGACACAACTCCTGGTGTGATGGTGCGTGCTTATCAAGGTGGTAAGATCATCTGTGATATCGCCGTCGGCAACACATACGCTTATTACGATCTTGCATCACTAACGAAGATCATCTTCACGCAACAAGCGATGATGTGGGCATTTGAACTTGGCAAATGGAATTTTGATACAAAAGTTTCTGAATTGCTAAGCTGGTTCCCTCACAAAGAAACAAAACTGACAGAGTTGCTAACGCACTCTTCGGGCCTTGTGTGGTGGGCGCCCTTTTATCAAGAATTGAATCAAAGTTTGCCGCGCGATCAACGTCGCGAACAGCTGCGTGGTATTCTGCAAAATTTGAAAATTGAAAAGCAAGACACGGCTGTATATTCCGACGTGGGCTTTATCGTTCTTAGCTATGTGTTAGAAAAACTTTTCGATAAAGAGATTCTTGAAGTCTGGAATGAAATCAAAAATAAATTCTATTTGGGTACGACGTTAGAGTTCCATCCAGATAATTTAACTTCAACAAAACAATCGTTGTTTGCTCCGACGGAAGAATGTCCGGTGCGCCGTAAGCTTGTTCAGGGCGAAGTTCATGATTTGAACTGCTGGGCGATGGGTGGCGTTTCAACTCATGCTGGACTTTTTGGTAGTATCGATGATGCTGGCTGGTATTCGTTGCACTTGCGTTCGCAATTGATGGGTATTGCTCGTTATTCAATTCGCCAGAAAACAGCGCAATTATTCGCACGTCGTGCTTTGCCAGAGGGTAAAGGCGATTGGGCTATGGGTTATATGATGCCAACTCCAGGCTCTGCGAGCTGTGGTTCTTATTTCTCTTTGGATTCCATCGGGCACACTGGATTTACAGGCACGTCGATTTGGTATGATCCAAAAATGGATATGAGCATTATCGTATTATCGAATCGAGTTTTGTATGGTTCTGACAATAAAGCCTTTTCAAAACTACGTCCTGAAATACATAATTGGATTGTCGAAAATTACAGAAGATCAGGGGTTTAG
- the mpl gene encoding UDP-N-acetylmuramate:L-alanyl-gamma-D-glutamyl-meso-diaminopimelate ligase, which yields MDLKPGSHIHLMGICGTAMASLAGLLKDRGFKITGSDMNPYPPMSTQLESLGISIQKGYKAENLHPKPDFVIVGNVISAGNEEAQELVKLGIPFTSLAKAMGDFIIADRESIVISGTHGKTTTTSMMSWVAENAGAKPGFLIGGIPKNFSQSFKNPEGKYFVIEGDEYDTAYFDKVPKFIHYKPRHVILTSVEFDHADIYKDLQAVKDAFARLMNLIPENGTLLACAEDANVMELRKLAKCKNSFTYGFNANSDYRAKVLFQDATGTGFEVHHKGEILGPYNMQITGDYNVLNATAVVAMSKILGFSENRIQIALESFEGVKRRQEILGEPGGVLVIEDFAHHPTAVRETVKGIQKKYPNRKVFSVFEPRSATSRRKVFQQDYVQAFKGSHEVMLAKAFDQSKIDEENRFSSHELVADLKKSGVTAEDFDNADQIVAALKARAKKGDVVLIMSNGGFDGIYGKLLKALE from the coding sequence ATGGATTTAAAACCGGGTAGTCATATTCACTTAATGGGCATCTGCGGAACTGCGATGGCCTCGCTTGCGGGCTTGTTGAAAGATCGCGGATTTAAAATCACAGGCAGTGATATGAATCCGTATCCACCAATGTCGACGCAACTTGAAAGTCTTGGAATCAGTATTCAAAAAGGCTACAAGGCTGAAAATCTTCATCCAAAACCAGATTTCGTTATCGTAGGTAACGTCATTTCTGCAGGCAATGAGGAAGCGCAAGAACTTGTGAAATTGGGAATTCCATTCACATCACTTGCAAAAGCGATGGGTGATTTTATTATCGCCGACCGCGAAAGCATTGTGATCTCTGGAACTCATGGTAAGACGACAACAACGTCGATGATGTCATGGGTTGCGGAAAATGCGGGTGCAAAACCTGGCTTCTTGATCGGTGGTATTCCAAAGAATTTCTCGCAGTCATTTAAAAATCCTGAAGGTAAATACTTCGTGATTGAAGGTGACGAATACGATACGGCTTACTTTGATAAAGTTCCAAAATTCATTCACTACAAACCACGCCATGTGATTTTGACTTCAGTTGAGTTCGATCACGCGGATATCTATAAAGATCTGCAAGCGGTGAAAGATGCGTTCGCGCGTTTGATGAACTTGATTCCTGAAAATGGAACTTTGCTTGCGTGCGCTGAAGATGCAAACGTGATGGAGCTTCGTAAGCTTGCGAAGTGCAAGAATTCATTCACTTACGGTTTTAATGCGAATTCTGATTACCGTGCAAAAGTTCTTTTCCAAGATGCAACAGGTACAGGTTTTGAAGTTCACCATAAGGGTGAAATCTTAGGACCTTACAACATGCAGATCACGGGCGATTACAACGTTCTGAATGCGACAGCTGTTGTTGCGATGTCGAAAATTTTGGGCTTCTCTGAAAATAGAATTCAAATTGCTTTGGAATCTTTTGAGGGTGTGAAACGTCGTCAGGAAATCTTGGGAGAGCCCGGTGGCGTTCTTGTGATTGAAGATTTCGCGCATCATCCAACGGCGGTTCGTGAAACAGTCAAAGGCATTCAAAAGAAATATCCAAATCGCAAAGTATTCTCGGTGTTTGAACCAAGAAGTGCGACATCTCGTCGTAAAGTATTCCAACAAGACTACGTGCAGGCATTCAAAGGCTCACATGAAGTGATGTTGGCAAAAGCTTTCGACCAATCGAAAATCGATGAAGAGAATCGCTTCTCGAGTCACGAGTTGGTAGCTGATTTAAAAAAATCAGGAGTGACGGCTGAAGACTTTGATAATGCCGATCAAATCGTTGCGGCCCTTAAGGCTCGCGCGAAAAAAGGCGACGTTGTTCTGATCATGAGTAACGGTGGCTTTGATGGCATTTACGGAAAGCTTTTAAAAGCGCTTGAGTAA
- the mutS gene encoding DNA mismatch repair protein MutS, with translation MSNLTPLMKQYWDIKSVHQDKVLLFRMGDFFEMFFDDAVKAAPVLGIALTQRNKKSQDETPMCGMPHHSVAGPINKLLAHGFKVAICDQLEDPKNAKGIVKRGVTRVLTPGMVYDSDTLDGTKAHYLVSVDPDSISFLDSTTGEAFFFKSKKTQDLLRFLQILPVAEIVIAKEHEALLEGLQGFLISHHEETLEASHELLSKGAPTSAARLLSYVKSLSSEEALATLSPFEERDLEHRLEISSTTLRHLEIFSTYKGEGLGSLFHAINRTQTSAGGRLLRQWLSFPLRDQKAIEERLSSVDFWRSHVVELKRVRQILGQMGDIERRLGKISQPQCNGRDLLALAGSVHAGISSLEVLVQATGGQANFEVLRELAYKIERTMVEEPPLATKQGYLIRQGVSSELDELIELSTNAQAMVARMEAEEKEKTGITSLKIRYNNVFGYYIEITNTHKDKVPANYQRKQTLTNAERYCTDELIELERKVLSANTKRADLEFEFFEALRKEILSQSPALLTLAHECSQVDVIAGLAWLSLEEKYVRPQFTNDGSLKLKASRHPVVEQTVKSQFVANDIELRAHSCLLLTGPNMAGKSTLMRQVALMSIMAQMGSFVPCDEAHLPLHDAIFTRIGASDQLSEGLSTFMVEMIETSAMLKNATKDSLVILDEVGRGTSTFDGMCLAQSILEHLLSEVKALTFFATHYHELTTLDQSFSQITNAHMTVAERNGEIRFLHTLVKGPALKSYGVQVAELAGLPATVTKRAKSLLREIESKRVQATSQLSLLDMDSTDVSSAEATAVVPAPAAPAVEMDPLILKRQETIKSLMEEVEKYPLMQMSPLEAMNQIAKWKEIVSAT, from the coding sequence ATGTCAAATCTTACGCCACTCATGAAGCAGTACTGGGACATCAAGTCCGTTCATCAAGATAAAGTTCTCCTATTCCGCATGGGCGACTTTTTTGAAATGTTCTTTGATGATGCGGTCAAAGCAGCTCCGGTTTTAGGAATTGCTCTCACTCAAAGAAATAAAAAATCTCAGGATGAAACTCCGATGTGCGGGATGCCTCATCATTCGGTGGCGGGTCCGATCAATAAACTTTTGGCTCACGGTTTTAAAGTAGCCATCTGTGATCAATTGGAAGATCCAAAAAATGCGAAGGGGATTGTAAAGCGTGGAGTGACGCGTGTTCTGACTCCGGGCATGGTTTACGATTCAGATACTTTGGACGGCACGAAAGCCCATTACCTTGTGAGTGTTGATCCTGATTCGATCAGTTTCTTGGATTCAACGACTGGTGAAGCTTTCTTCTTTAAGTCTAAGAAAACGCAGGATCTTTTGCGCTTCTTGCAGATCTTACCAGTGGCTGAAATTGTCATCGCTAAAGAACATGAAGCATTACTTGAAGGTCTTCAAGGTTTCTTGATTTCACATCATGAAGAGACACTTGAAGCATCACATGAACTTTTATCTAAGGGCGCGCCGACTTCTGCGGCTCGTTTATTAAGTTACGTAAAAAGTCTTTCTTCAGAAGAAGCGCTAGCGACGCTATCTCCGTTTGAAGAAAGAGATCTTGAACATCGTCTTGAAATTTCTAGTACAACTCTTCGTCACTTGGAAATTTTCTCTACTTACAAAGGCGAAGGTCTTGGCAGTTTGTTTCATGCCATCAATCGCACGCAAACATCTGCGGGTGGGCGTCTTCTTCGTCAATGGTTAAGCTTTCCACTTCGCGATCAAAAAGCGATCGAAGAGCGTTTGTCGTCTGTCGACTTCTGGCGCTCTCATGTTGTTGAGTTGAAACGCGTTCGTCAGATCTTGGGACAAATGGGCGACATCGAACGTCGTCTGGGTAAAATTTCGCAACCACAGTGTAACGGTCGTGATCTTTTGGCTTTGGCTGGAAGCGTTCATGCTGGTATCAGTTCTTTGGAAGTTTTGGTCCAGGCAACAGGTGGTCAGGCGAATTTCGAAGTGCTTCGCGAGCTTGCTTATAAAATTGAGCGCACGATGGTTGAAGAACCACCTTTGGCGACAAAACAAGGTTACTTGATCCGTCAGGGTGTTTCGTCTGAATTGGACGAGTTGATTGAGTTATCTACGAATGCGCAAGCGATGGTTGCGCGTATGGAAGCTGAAGAAAAAGAAAAAACGGGTATCACAAGTTTGAAGATCCGTTACAACAATGTCTTCGGTTACTACATCGAGATCACGAACACGCACAAAGACAAAGTTCCAGCGAACTATCAACGTAAGCAAACTTTGACGAATGCGGAACGCTATTGCACGGATGAGTTGATTGAACTTGAAAGAAAAGTTCTGTCAGCGAACACAAAACGTGCTGATCTTGAATTTGAATTCTTTGAAGCTTTAAGAAAAGAAATCTTATCGCAGAGTCCGGCATTGCTCACTTTGGCGCACGAATGTAGCCAAGTGGACGTGATCGCGGGGCTAGCGTGGTTGTCTTTGGAAGAAAAATACGTTCGTCCGCAATTCACGAATGATGGCTCTTTGAAATTAAAAGCCAGCCGTCATCCCGTGGTTGAACAGACGGTGAAATCGCAATTCGTGGCGAACGACATCGAACTTCGTGCTCATTCATGTTTGTTGCTTACAGGTCCGAATATGGCCGGTAAATCAACTTTGATGAGACAAGTGGCTTTGATGTCGATCATGGCGCAAATGGGTAGCTTCGTTCCTTGCGACGAAGCCCACTTGCCTTTACATGATGCGATCTTCACACGTATTGGTGCGAGCGATCAGTTGTCTGAAGGTCTTTCAACTTTCATGGTTGAGATGATCGAAACGTCTGCGATGTTGAAAAACGCGACTAAAGATTCTTTGGTGATCTTGGATGAAGTCGGTCGTGGGACATCGACATTCGATGGCATGTGCTTGGCGCAATCTATCCTTGAGCATCTTTTAAGTGAAGTGAAGGCGTTGACTTTCTTTGCCACTCACTATCATGAATTGACGACGTTGGATCAAAGCTTCTCGCAAATCACGAATGCGCACATGACTGTGGCAGAACGTAACGGCGAGATTCGTTTCTTGCATACCTTGGTTAAAGGTCCAGCTTTGAAATCTTACGGGGTTCAGGTCGCGGAACTTGCAGGTTTGCCTGCGACGGTCACAAAGCGTGCGAAAAGCCTCTTGCGTGAAATTGAATCAAAACGTGTTCAAGCAACAAGTCAGTTGTCGCTTTTGGATATGGATTCGACAGACGTGAGCAGCGCTGAAGCGACGGCTGTTGTGCCGGCTCCAGCAGCTCCGGCTGTTGAGATGGACCCTCTTATTTTAAAACGTCAGGAAACTATTAAGAGCTTAATGGAAGAAGTCGAGAAATATCCATTGATGCAAATGAGTCCTCTTGAGGCCATGAATCAAATCGCAAAATGGAAAGAGATCGTTTCTGCGACTTGA
- a CDS encoding HD domain-containing protein: MSTRSFLPSNLTEEARKILTPPLMVPDGDVRQAFCFSSESFSHWLGVQLEDRLQSFEGWRDTHPIMLGSWARGELSPKSDIDILFCGDEKIVKSFVDRVQESGLKLRYRMPHNPEDWTENVEAFDILALLKARPLTPEGAQKLFAQQKQIWAKKNQFRRTLLKAVREERKGRETRFDSITNYLEPNIKFGPGGLRDLEQGLQIYELFAEKFVNPGHALNVLNYYRNYLLCLRQKLQLEGFNDILSSGAQFDIATWLGFKNNKDFMRSLQRGLSRVHFYSDWIVKVAESSDTELRLQEDIRYKQPADLYKALEKNPSVLTQKKVREHLDEILPTNKIPKVAKLRGKILDNVLAVKTPDETLVSVFRSRLIDKLVPEIRRLVGYVQHDQYHRFTADSHIMQACREIKRIYKKPKELGPLKFLLAKLKPYDWKVLTWTCLYHDLAKGLESDDHSDAGTAIVDRDFKAYGFSKAFTDDVKWMVKNHLELSQAAFRKNMKDPKVWQELKDKGVESARLYRLAIFTAVDIRATNPEAWNEWKAKLLKDLVESLDSKKAQGYFDFYALKKKKHLHISEEIYEELGAVLVESLDMKDLVEDLKAAEQSEDSLPPKVLKTKKGETWIRFHDRHDRKGILADYVTQLYSLGVGIRHASIHTLSKVGVYDWFQVTTSKSQQQLAQILKAAQFKNKEVPQVKFDSIQLVSANEKEWIISFKGPDQSGLLASAAKALSESGVSIKSAQVHTWGRQVDDIFFVKAQGDVDSVIRSLHLKFNIDTNS; encoded by the coding sequence ATGTCGACACGAAGCTTTTTGCCCTCAAATTTGACTGAGGAAGCACGAAAAATCCTGACTCCTCCTTTGATGGTCCCTGACGGCGATGTTCGTCAGGCCTTCTGTTTTTCAAGCGAAAGCTTTTCCCATTGGTTGGGTGTTCAACTTGAAGATCGCCTGCAATCTTTTGAAGGCTGGCGTGACACCCATCCGATCATGTTGGGTTCTTGGGCACGTGGTGAATTAAGTCCTAAATCCGATATCGATATTTTATTTTGTGGCGATGAAAAGATCGTTAAGAGTTTTGTCGATCGCGTGCAAGAGTCCGGCTTAAAGCTGCGCTATCGTATGCCTCACAATCCCGAAGATTGGACCGAGAATGTTGAAGCCTTCGATATTCTGGCTCTTTTAAAAGCTCGTCCGTTAACTCCTGAAGGCGCGCAGAAATTGTTCGCGCAACAAAAACAGATTTGGGCAAAGAAAAATCAATTTCGTAGAACTTTGCTAAAAGCAGTTCGTGAAGAGCGTAAAGGTCGCGAAACTCGTTTTGATTCCATCACAAACTATCTGGAGCCGAATATCAAATTTGGTCCCGGTGGTTTGCGCGATCTTGAACAGGGACTGCAAATTTATGAATTGTTTGCGGAAAAATTTGTAAATCCCGGTCATGCGCTGAATGTTTTAAACTATTACCGCAACTACTTATTGTGCTTACGTCAAAAACTTCAACTTGAAGGCTTTAACGATATTCTTTCAAGTGGGGCGCAATTTGATATTGCGACGTGGTTGGGCTTTAAAAATAATAAAGACTTCATGCGCAGTCTACAGCGTGGTTTGTCGCGTGTGCATTTTTATTCTGACTGGATTGTTAAAGTCGCTGAAAGTTCCGATACGGAGCTGCGTTTGCAAGAAGATATTCGCTATAAGCAACCAGCGGATCTTTATAAAGCGTTAGAAAAAAATCCTTCAGTTCTAACTCAGAAAAAGGTGCGAGAGCATCTTGATGAGATCCTGCCGACGAATAAAATTCCTAAAGTTGCAAAACTGCGTGGCAAAATTTTAGATAATGTTCTTGCGGTAAAAACGCCCGATGAAACTTTGGTCAGTGTTTTTAGATCGCGCCTTATTGATAAGCTTGTTCCGGAAATTCGTCGTCTGGTGGGTTACGTGCAGCATGATCAGTATCATCGTTTCACGGCTGATTCACACATCATGCAAGCATGTCGTGAAATCAAACGTATTTACAAAAAGCCCAAAGAATTAGGCCCACTGAAATTCCTGCTTGCGAAGCTTAAGCCTTACGATTGGAAAGTTTTAACGTGGACGTGTCTTTATCATGACCTTGCAAAAGGTTTAGAGAGTGATGATCACTCGGATGCGGGAACTGCGATCGTCGATCGCGATTTTAAAGCCTATGGTTTTTCTAAAGCCTTTACAGATGATGTGAAGTGGATGGTAAAAAACCATTTAGAACTTTCACAAGCGGCATTCCGTAAAAACATGAAAGACCCCAAGGTCTGGCAAGAGCTGAAAGATAAAGGTGTGGAGTCCGCAAGGCTTTATCGCCTGGCGATCTTTACGGCCGTTGATATTCGTGCGACCAATCCAGAAGCTTGGAACGAGTGGAAGGCAAAGCTGCTTAAAGATCTTGTTGAAAGTTTGGATTCAAAAAAGGCCCAAGGTTATTTTGATTTCTATGCTTTGAAAAAGAAAAAGCATTTACATATCTCTGAAGAAATCTATGAAGAGCTGGGCGCGGTGTTGGTTGAAAGTCTTGACATGAAAGATCTGGTTGAAGATCTGAAAGCCGCGGAACAAAGCGAAGACAGTCTGCCACCAAAAGTTTTAAAGACTAAAAAAGGCGAGACGTGGATTCGTTTCCATGATCGTCATGATCGTAAGGGAATCTTAGCAGACTACGTGACTCAACTTTATTCGTTGGGTGTGGGGATCCGTCATGCCTCCATTCATACTCTTTCTAAAGTGGGAGTGTATGACTGGTTCCAGGTGACGACGTCGAAATCACAACAGCAACTTGCGCAAATCTTAAAAGCTGCACAATTTAAAAATAAAGAAGTGCCGCAAGTAAAATTTGATTCTATTCAGCTCGTCAGTGCGAATGAAAAAGAATGGATCATCAGCTTTAAAGGCCCGGACCAATCAGGACTTTTAGCATCTGCTGCTAAAGCGTTGAGTGAATCAGGGGTTAGTATTAAGTCTGCTCAAGTCCACACTTGGGGGCGACAAGTTGATGATATCTTTTTTGTAAAAGCGCAAGGTGATGTGGATTCAGTGATTCGTTCGCTGCATTTGAAGTTTAATATAGATACTAATTCATAA